ATGCAGTTCCAGCCCAGCGAATGCGCCAAACTCTGCATGATGATGGCCCTGGCCAACTGGCTGGCCCTGTACCGGGACCGCACCACCTCTTTCTGGTGGGGGTTTGTGATGCCCGGCCTTATCTTCGGCCTTCCTCTTGCCCTGATTCTCTTTGAAAAGGATATGGGGACCTCCGTAGCCCTGGCCCTGGCCGCGTTCTGCGTCATGTTTGTGGCCGGGACGCGCAAAATTTACCTGGGCGGAGCTTTCGCCCTGGCCGGAACGGCCCTGTACGTTCTGGTGCAGAGCAACGCCAACCGCCTGGAACGTTTCCTGGCCTGGAAAGACCTGGACGCCCACCGCCTGGGCGCCGGCCTCCAGCAATACCGGGCTTCCATCGCCCTGTCCCGTGGAGGGCTGGACGGGGTGGGCCTGGGAAACAGCGCGGAAAAGCACGGCACGCTTCCCTTTGCCCATACGGACTTCATTTTCGCGCCGCTGGGAGAGGAATTCGGCTTTTACGGGACCATGTTCGTCCTGCTTTGCTATTTCCTGATGACGTATGCCGGCATCGGCGTAGCCATGCAGTGCCGGGACGCCTATGGACGGTTTCTGGCCGTGGGGATCGTCGCCACCATTTTCTGTCCCGCCATCCTGAACATCGCCGTGGTAACCAACGCCGTGCCCAACTCCGGCCTGCCGCTGCCCTTCATCAGCTTCGGGGGCACCAACCTGGTTTTTACGCTGGCTGCCCTGGGCATGCTTACCAGCATCCAGAGATTTTCCACCGGAGCCCAGCCCAATTGTGAAATCACCCGCAAAGACGAACGCTCCATTGACGTAAGATTATGACTGAACCCTCTCTCAAACATCCCCCCCTGAACATCGTGATCGCCTGCGGCGGCACGGGAGGGCACCTTTTTCCCGGCATAGCCGTAGCCCAGGAACTTAAAAAGCGCGGTCATCGCGTCACGCTCCTCATCTCCCAGAAGAAAGTGGACGCCCAGGCCAGCAAAAATTACGGGGATCTCGATTTCCGCACCATTGAGGCCATCGCGATGCCCAAAATCCCATCCCTGGCCCTGCTGGGCTTCGGCGTCAGGCTGTATCAGGCCGTCCGTTTCAGCCGCAGTCTTCTGGATGAGGTGGAAGCGGACGTCGTCATCGGCATGGGGGGGTTCACTTCATTCCCTCCCGTTTACGCCGCCCACCGCAAGAGAATCCGCACCTACGTGCACGATTCCAACGCGCTGCCCGGAAAGGCCAACCGCATGACCGCCAAATTCTGCACGAACGTGCTGCTGGGCATTGAAGAAGCCGGGCACTACTTCAATCCCGCCAAATGCATTGTCACCGGCACCCCGGTACGCCAGGAAATGGTGGCCCGGAAAGACAAAAACGAATCCAGGGCGGAACTCAATCTGCCCCGGGACCGCCGCGTGGCCCTGGTGATGGGCGGTTCCCAGGGGGCCAGGAATCTGAACTCCCTGGTCATTGAAGCCGCCCGTCAATGCGCAGACCTGTGCGACTTCCTCATCATCACCGGCTCCGCGGACTTTGCGCGCGTCAGCCAGCTGACGGCGGACATGCCCCACGTGCACGTCATTGAATTCTGTTCCGCCATGGCTGCCGCGTACGCCGCAGCGGATGTGGTCATTTCCCGTTCCGGGGCATCCAGCCTGACGGAACTGGCCCACATGGGGAAGGCCGCCCTGCTGGTTCCCTACCCCTTCGCCGCAGACGATCACCAGGCGCACAATGCACGCGTTTTCGCGGCCCACGGAGCGGCGCGCATGATGCGTGAAAACACCCTCACGCCGGACGATATTACGGCCTTTCTGAATGAAGTACTCAAGGATTCTTCCCTGCTGGCCTCCATGAATGAATGTGCTTTACGTCTGGACATGCCTGATGCAGTATCCCGCATCGCCAACGTCATTGAACATACGTCCCATGCAGCCCCCCATGATTGAGACCTTACGCAAACGACTGACAGACAGGGAACACCCGGCACGCCTCCATCTCATTGGAGTAGCCGGGTCAGGCATGTCCGGCCTGGCGCTCATGCTGATGGAAATGGGGCACCGGGTGAGCGGCTGCGACCGGGTGACCAGCGCGGAGACCGAACGGCTCCAAAGCCTGGGACTGTCTTTTTCCTGCCCGCATTCCGCAGACGCCGTTTCCGATGCGGAAATTGTCATTTATTCCAGCGCCATCCGGGCGGACAATCCGGCCCTGGCGGCAGCGCGCAAGCTGAATATTCCCTGCATGCGCCGCGCGGAATGCCTGGCGGCCATTCTGAACGGGAAGAAAGGAGTCGTGGTCTCCGGCACGCATGGAAAAACCACCACTTCAGCCCTCTGCGCGCACCTGATGAGGGAAGGCCGCATGCGTCCGTGCCACTATGTGGGGGCGGAAATTCCCGTGCTGGGAACCAACGCCCACTGGAATGAAGACAGCGAATACCTGGTGGCGGAAGGGGACGAAAGCGACGGCACGCTGGTCAATTACATTCCGGAGCACAGCATTGTCCTCAACATTGAACCGGAACACCTGGACCACTACAGGGATCTGGATGAAATCAAGGCCGTGTTCGACCAGCTTTGTTCGCAGACGCGCGGCAAGATTATCTATTGCCGCGCGCATCCCGGCGCTGCGGATGTCTGCGCCAAATACCCCAATTCCATTTCCTACGGCTGGTCCGATGCGGACTATACCGCTACGGACGTGCAGGAACGCCGCGGCCGCACCCTGTTCACCGTATTGAAGGGGAAAGAGGAACTGGGCCGCGTGGAACTGGGCATCCCCGGACGCCACAATGTCCTGAATTCCCTGGCCGCGATTGCGCTGGCAACGGAACTGGGCGTGGATTTCCCGGCGGTGACGCGGGGCCTGGCCTCCTTCGCGGGAGCCAAACGGCGCTTTGAAACCAAATATCTTTCCTCCTCCATCCGGATTGTGGACGACTACGGCCACCACCCCACGGAGATAGCCGCCACGCTCCAAACTGCCCGTTCCCTCCAGCCGAACCGTCTGGTAGTTTACTTCCAGCCGCACCGCTACACGCGCACGCAGCTCCTAGCGGATGACTTCGGCAAGGTGCTTCAGGAAGCGGACCTCGTTTTTGTGGCGGATGTGTATCCCGCCAGCGAACTGCCCATTGAAGGGGTAAGCGGGCAGACGATCATTAACGCCATGCACAGGCACGGCCCTGTGGAAACCCGTTACCTTCCCGACCTGGGCACAGCCCACCATGCCATTGGCAACGAACTGAAACCGGGAGACCTGTTCCTGACGCTGGGAGCCGGGAACGTTCATGAATGCGGCATGCGCATCGCGCGCGACCTGGCCCTGCTGGAAGACCTGGAACGCACTGCGGGCGGCTCTCTGGAAGGCAAGCTGTACGAACCCATGTCACGCCATACGACCATGGGGGTAGGCGGCTGCGCCCAATACTGGCTGGAACCTTCCACCTTCTCCGGAATGCAGGCTGCCGTCAATTATTGCCGGGACAGGAATATCCCCGTCCACGTCATTGGCCGCGGCTCCAACATCATTGTCAGGGACGGAGGCCTGCGCGGCGCCGTCATCCACCCCTCCGGGGGAGAATTCGATGTGCTGGAAATCCAGGGGAACCGCCTCACCGCCGGAGCGGGCGTGCGGCTGAAAAAACTGGTTTCCGCCGCTGTCCAGAACGGCCTTGGCGGCCTGGAATGGATGGACGGCATCCCCGGCAACGTGGGGGGAAGCCTCCGCATGAACGCCGGAGCCATGGGCACGGACATGGTCAACAACCTCGTCTCCGTCACCTGTCTGGATGAAGACGGGGAAATCCGCAGCCATACAAGGGAAGAATTGAACGCCCAGTACCGTTCCATTCCGGACCTGGTCCACAACTTTGTGCTTCAGGCCGTGTTTGAGGCGCGGCCCGCCCCTGCGGAAGAAATGGAACGGCTTCTGGAGGCGGCGCGGGCCAAGCGGAAGCTTTCCCAGCCCGTCGGGGCCAGCGCCGGCTGCATCTTCAAGAACCCGCCGGAAATCCCGGCAGGCAGGCTCATTGATGAACTGGGGCTGAAAAGCGCCTGCGTGGGAGACGCCTGCGTATCAGACGTGCACGCCAATTTTATCATCAACCGGGGTCATGCCAGAGCGAGGGACATCACCATCCTGATCGACATGATCCGCAAGGAGGCTATGGAAAACCGCGGCATCGACCTGAAATCGGAAGCCCAGGTCATCGGAGACCGGGACCCCCAGTTTTAACCCACTCACTATTTATTCCCATATGAACACTCTCAAGCGCGACCTCAAAATCGCCCTCCTGCTCGGCGGCCCGGGGGCAGAACGGGAAGTATCCCTCGTTTCCGGCAACTCCGTTTACGACGCCCTGTGCCGGGCCGGATTCACCGATGTAACGAAGGTGGACGTGCACGGCCCGGATTTCCGGCTGCCGGAAGGCACGGAGCTGGCCTACAACATTATCCACGGCACGTTCGGCGAGGACGGAACCCTTCAGGCTATTCTGGAAGAACGCGGCATTCCGTACACAGGGGCCGGCTCCCGTGCCAGCGCCCTGTGCTTTGACAAATCCGCATCCAAGAAAGTATTTCTGGATGCGGGGGTTCCTACACCGCAAGCGGAGATTCTGGACTGTTCCAACGGCATTGTGATGCCGTCCCTTCCCCTGCCCTTCGTCATTAAGCCTCCCTGCGAGGGCTCCAGCGTGGGCGTCCACATCGTCCGCAGGCAGGAGGATGTGCTCCCCGCCATGGAGGAAGCCGTAACCCACGGCACCACCGTATTGGTGGAAGAGTTCATTCAAGGCAAGGAACTGACGGTCGGCATCCTGGACGGGAAAGCCCTTCCCGTCATTCATATCTGCCCCCGCTCCGGCTTCTACGACCTGAGCAACAAATACCCGTGGATGAATATGGGCGGCGGCACGGATTATATCTGCCCGGCGGATCTCCCGGAAGAAACCGCCGCCAAGGTGCAGGAAGCGGCCCTGAAAGCCTACAAGGCCGCCGGCGTGGAAGTGTACGGCCGCGTGGACGTCCTGCTGCGCGAAGAAGACGGCGCCCCCTTCGTGCTGGAAATCAACACCATTCCCGGCATGACCCCTTCCAGCCTGCTTCCCAAGGCTGCGGCGGCCTCCGGATGGCCCTACGAAAACCTTTGCGAAAAAATAGCGGAATTATCGCTAGCCACCCCCCGTAAATAACGTAATATCTGACAGAGGGCGGGGAGTCGCCCCCGCACCCCCCGATGTCGCACAAAGCCACAACGCCAGTCCCCCGTTCCGCCAAAAGGCCGGAAATGCTTCTTCTGGAACGGGAGGCCAGAAGAGAGACCATCGAACGCAAGGGCAAAAACTACCGTTTTTGGCTCTTCCGGCGCAAGCTGTACCACACTGTCACCGTTTATGCGCTTATTTTCGGCCTGATCGGGGCGATCGTTTTTCTCTGGAAAGATTATATCCTCAAATACGACTGGCTTTCCATCGACACCGTCACCCTGAAAAGCAACGGCATTTTCAACTCTGAAGAGGCCTTTTCCGTCATGGGCATAGGTCCGCAGGACAATATTTTTTCCATAGACGCCGAAGAGCTGGAACAGCGCCTGGAAAAATGTCCCGCCATCCGCCGGGCTTCCGTCAAGCGCCAGATATCCTCCAACCCCACGCTGCTGGTGGACATTGACGCGCGCATCCCCGTAGCCTGGATTGACTGCCCGGAACTCGGAATTCACCCGGGAGACGCCAAATACGGCGCTTTGGCAGACAAGGAGGGCGTTATCTTCCCCTGCATGGAGCAAGTCCACATGCCTTATATCCGGGAAAAGCGCATGCCTTCCGTGACGCTCAGGCCGCCCAGTTCCGGCAAACTCAGCTATGGCGTCAGCATCCGGGAACTGGAAGCGCCCATGAAACTGATTGAGCTGCTTTCCGGCACAGTAACGGAATACCTCCCCAGCATCGTCTCCATCACGACACCCAACGACTGGTCTTTCTGTGTGCGTTTTACTAATGACTGCCAGGCTACTTTCAGCCACTACGGCTTGGAACACCAGGTGGAAAAATTGTCCCGCGCCCTCCGGCACGCACGCCAGACGCACCGTAAAATCAGTTCCATCAACCTGATTCCGGAGCACAACATTCCCGTCATCTTTGACGATTCCTACGAAGATATTCCCCTCGCGGAGCCCATTGCAGAATAATGCTGCCCGGACGCTCTCCGGAAAAGACGGGTTCTTCCCCGGTTCCAGACTTCTTTTCCTCTCCCGTTCCCCGGTTTTCCCTAATTTCCAGCCGAACGGGACACCCGGTTTTCACAAGATTCTCCCCATGTCAGAATTCTGTTCTTTCTCAATGGGGAATGCGTCTGTGAAGACCTACAGAACACTTGCCAATAAAGCTGTGCCGGCTATACTGTGCCACAATATATGAGCAACGAAACACCTTTATCCCCCGAAGCGGAAAAACTGGCGGCAGCCCGCAAGCGCAACCTTGACCTGGCCCTCTCCCAAATCCAGAAAGACTTCGGCGAAAACGCCATTATGCGCCTTGGAGACAACGCCAAAATGGAAGTGGACGTCATTCCCACGGGCAACCTCCTGATTGACCGCGCCCTGGGTGTGGGCGGCTTTGCCCGCGGCCGGATTGTGGAAATCTACGGCCCGGAATCCTCCGGTAAAACCACACTGACCCTGACGGCTATCGCTCAGGCCCAGAAATCCGGAGGCCTGGCTGCGTTCATTGACGTGGAACACGCGCTGGATCCCCAGTATGCCGCCCGCCTGGGAGTGAACCTGGACGACCTGCTGGTTTCCCAGCCAAGCTCCGGCGAAGAAGCCCTGCAAATCTGCGAGGCTCTTGTCCGCTCCAACGCCATTGACGTCATCGTGGTGGACTCCGTGGCCGCACTGGTCACCAAGCAGGAGCTGGAAGGAGAAATCGGGGATTCCACGGTAGGAGCCCAGGCCCGTTTGATGTCCGCCGCCCTCCGCAAGCTCACCAGCTTCATCTCCAAGGCCCGCACCGTCTGCATCTTCACCAACCAGATCCGTGAAAAAATCGGCGTTATGTTCGGCAGTCCGGAAACCACCCCCGGCGGCCGCGCCCTGAAATTCTACGCCTCCGTACGCGTGGACATCCGCCGCACCGGCCAGATCAAGGGCAGCGACGGCGTTGTGGCCGGAAACCGCACCAAAATCAAGGTAGTTAAGAACAAGGTAGCCCCTCCCTTCACGGAATGCGAATTCGACATCATGTACAATGAAGGCATCTCCTCCGTGGGCAGCCTGCTGGACCTGGCGATGGAATATGACATCATCCAGAAGCGCGGTTCTTGGATCAGCTATAACGGCAGCCAGATCGCCCAGGGCCGCGACGCCGCCAAGGAAGCCCTCAAATCCAACCAGGAGCTGTACGCGGAAATTGAAGAACAGGTCAAGGCCAAAATGGACGAGAAGACCGCCAAATAATCCCGCCTGTTCCCGCCCCCTCACCGCCATTCCAGGGCGGCTCCCCCTCCCGGGAGCCGCTTTTTTTCTTTCCGGAAACAGAAGCGCAAAAGAATCTTTCATGGGAACTTTTCCCTTGTGCGTCATGAAAAATCCGTTAGTCTGGATGTGATATCTTCCTATGTATCCGACCTCTCGCACATCATTTGCAGCCGTGCTCGGCGTTGTGGGCATGTTTCTGCTGACGTTGTCCACGGCCTTCGGATGGAATCCGGAAATCATTAATGGAGTGCAGTATATTCCGATGTCCGAGGTGCGCACCCATTACAAACTGACCAGGGAACGCACGGAAGGGCGTCAGAAAGTTTACGAGGTGCCGGAAAAGGTTCAAATCCGTATCCAGGCGCGCAGCCAGGATATGTTCATGAACAACATGAAGTTCGTGCTGTCCTATCCTGTGGCTGACCATCCCTCCAAGGGGTTGATGGTTTCCAATATGGACCTGCACAAAATCATTGATCCGGTTCTGCGTCCCACTTACATCGCCAACCGCCGCAGTTTCAACACAGTAGTCATTGATCCCGGCCACGGCGGACATGACAGCGGCACGCGCAACCGCATCAACAGGGAAGCGGATATCAACCTCTCCGTGGGCAAAAAACTGCGCGATCGCCTCAAAGCCATGGGCTACCAGGTGGTGATGACCCGTGACACGGACAACTTCATTGCCCTCCAGGACCGCGTCCGCATTGCCAACAGGCACAACAACGCCATCTTCATCAGCATCCACTTCAATGACGGGGGCTCCTCTGCCCGCGGGGTGGAAACCTTCACGCTGGCGCCCGCGGGCACTTCCTCCTCCATGTCCCGCAATATCCGCCACGACGCTCTGCAGGGCAACGCCCAGGACAGCATGAACATCGCCCTGGCTACAGCCGTTCAGGGGCACATGCTGAAAGGGCCGCTTGCCATCAAGGAGGGCATTTCCATGGTGGACCGCGGCATCAAGCGCGCGCGCTATTCCGTGCTCTGCACCATCAAGCATCCCGCCATTCTGGTGGAAGGCGGTTTCATGTCCAACCCGCAGGAGGCCCTGCTTATCGCCACGGAGCGCTATCAGAATTTCATGGCCTCTTCCCTGGCCGCCGCCGTGCATCAATACCGCACCGCCCTTGGCCAGCAAGTGCGCAGAACGCGCTGAGTTCCCTAACTGTCCCGGGGCCTCCCTTCAGCAGCATGAACATCATCCGCATTCCCGGCCTGGCAGATTACCAGGAAACCCTGCGGCTCCAGGAACAACTGGTTCAGGCTCATCAGGAAGATCCGGACAGGGAAAACGACCTGTTGCTGCTGGAACATGCCGGGGTTTATACCATCGGACGCACGCGGAATCATGCCAGCCTGCACCCCGGTTCCGTGCTTCCCTTTCCCGTTCATGAAATCAACCGCGGCGGCCAGGCCACCTACCACGGCCCCGGCCAGCTGGTCGGATACCCCATTACGGACCTGAACCGCTACGGCAGGGATCTGCACCGCTACGTCACCACCCTGGAACATACTCTGATTGAAACCTGTGCCCGGTTCGGCGTGCAGGCCCGCATCCGGGAAGGGCTGGTAGGCGTCTGGGTGGAAAACCGCAAAATAGCCTCCATCGGCGTCGGGGTGAAAAAATGGATTGCCATGCACGGCTTCGCCCTCAATGTAACCCGGGAATCCCTGCCTCCCTTCCTTGCTATTACCCCCTGCGGCATCCAGGGCGTGCAAATGACCTGCCTGGAGGATGAAATGTCCTCCCCCCCGCCGGAAGGAAACCTGTTGAAATGTTTCGGAGACGTTTTTGCAGCACTGTGGGAAGAAAAATTTCACCGGCATTAAAAGAATCCGGAACGTGCAGAGGGCACGAAAACCATCCTTTCCTTAAAGGCGGAAAGGCGCCAAAGGCTGGAAAGAGGCCCAATCAGACCATGAATGCAGAGGAAATGTTCAAAAAAACGCCTTCTGTAAGACACAGACCGTGTCAGCAATACGTCCTTGCATCTTGACGCGGTTCCCGAACGGACGGATGCTTATGTCAGCTATGGGGAAAACGCTTTTCCAAAAAATCTGGGACGCTCATACCGTCGGCATCCTGCCGGATGGGAGAACGCAAATATTCATCGCCACGCACCTGCTGCATGAAGTCACTTCTCCGCAGGCTTTCGGAATGGTCCGGGACCTGGGCCTGACCGTGCGTCACCCGGAACGTACCTTTGCCACCGTGGACCACATCATTCCCACGGACAACCAGGCGGAACCGTTCGCGGACGCCACGGCGGACGCCATGATC
This region of Akkermansia muciniphila genomic DNA includes:
- a CDS encoding FtsW/RodA/SpoVE family cell cycle protein, whose product is MSSKVCMILVWFFVICLLVVGLVMVSSTAAWAEETKHPYEPLFKQTAFACAGLVGAMILSRIDYRIWRKYIWWILGGACFLLVLCYVPGIGKEINGERRWITIGMQFQPSECAKLCMMMALANWLALYRDRTTSFWWGFVMPGLIFGLPLALILFEKDMGTSVALALAAFCVMFVAGTRKIYLGGAFALAGTALYVLVQSNANRLERFLAWKDLDAHRLGAGLQQYRASIALSRGGLDGVGLGNSAEKHGTLPFAHTDFIFAPLGEEFGFYGTMFVLLCYFLMTYAGIGVAMQCRDAYGRFLAVGIVATIFCPAILNIAVVTNAVPNSGLPLPFISFGGTNLVFTLAALGMLTSIQRFSTGAQPNCEITRKDERSIDVRL
- the murG gene encoding undecaprenyldiphospho-muramoylpentapeptide beta-N-acetylglucosaminyltransferase, with amino-acid sequence MTEPSLKHPPLNIVIACGGTGGHLFPGIAVAQELKKRGHRVTLLISQKKVDAQASKNYGDLDFRTIEAIAMPKIPSLALLGFGVRLYQAVRFSRSLLDEVEADVVIGMGGFTSFPPVYAAHRKRIRTYVHDSNALPGKANRMTAKFCTNVLLGIEEAGHYFNPAKCIVTGTPVRQEMVARKDKNESRAELNLPRDRRVALVMGGSQGARNLNSLVIEAARQCADLCDFLIITGSADFARVSQLTADMPHVHVIEFCSAMAAAYAAADVVISRSGASSLTELAHMGKAALLVPYPFAADDHQAHNARVFAAHGAARMMRENTLTPDDITAFLNEVLKDSSLLASMNECALRLDMPDAVSRIANVIEHTSHAAPHD
- the murC gene encoding UDP-N-acetylmuramate--L-alanine ligase, with the protein product MIETLRKRLTDREHPARLHLIGVAGSGMSGLALMLMEMGHRVSGCDRVTSAETERLQSLGLSFSCPHSADAVSDAEIVIYSSAIRADNPALAAARKLNIPCMRRAECLAAILNGKKGVVVSGTHGKTTTSALCAHLMREGRMRPCHYVGAEIPVLGTNAHWNEDSEYLVAEGDESDGTLVNYIPEHSIVLNIEPEHLDHYRDLDEIKAVFDQLCSQTRGKIIYCRAHPGAADVCAKYPNSISYGWSDADYTATDVQERRGRTLFTVLKGKEELGRVELGIPGRHNVLNSLAAIALATELGVDFPAVTRGLASFAGAKRRFETKYLSSSIRIVDDYGHHPTEIAATLQTARSLQPNRLVVYFQPHRYTRTQLLADDFGKVLQEADLVFVADVYPASELPIEGVSGQTIINAMHRHGPVETRYLPDLGTAHHAIGNELKPGDLFLTLGAGNVHECGMRIARDLALLEDLERTAGGSLEGKLYEPMSRHTTMGVGGCAQYWLEPSTFSGMQAAVNYCRDRNIPVHVIGRGSNIIVRDGGLRGAVIHPSGGEFDVLEIQGNRLTAGAGVRLKKLVSAAVQNGLGGLEWMDGIPGNVGGSLRMNAGAMGTDMVNNLVSVTCLDEDGEIRSHTREELNAQYRSIPDLVHNFVLQAVFEARPAPAEEMERLLEAARAKRKLSQPVGASAGCIFKNPPEIPAGRLIDELGLKSACVGDACVSDVHANFIINRGHARARDITILIDMIRKEAMENRGIDLKSEAQVIGDRDPQF
- a CDS encoding D-alanine--D-alanine ligase is translated as MNTLKRDLKIALLLGGPGAEREVSLVSGNSVYDALCRAGFTDVTKVDVHGPDFRLPEGTELAYNIIHGTFGEDGTLQAILEERGIPYTGAGSRASALCFDKSASKKVFLDAGVPTPQAEILDCSNGIVMPSLPLPFVIKPPCEGSSVGVHIVRRQEDVLPAMEEAVTHGTTVLVEEFIQGKELTVGILDGKALPVIHICPRSGFYDLSNKYPWMNMGGGTDYICPADLPEETAAKVQEAALKAYKAAGVEVYGRVDVLLREEDGAPFVLEINTIPGMTPSSLLPKAAAASGWPYENLCEKIAELSLATPRK
- a CDS encoding cell division protein FtsQ/DivIB — protein: MSHKATTPVPRSAKRPEMLLLEREARRETIERKGKNYRFWLFRRKLYHTVTVYALIFGLIGAIVFLWKDYILKYDWLSIDTVTLKSNGIFNSEEAFSVMGIGPQDNIFSIDAEELEQRLEKCPAIRRASVKRQISSNPTLLVDIDARIPVAWIDCPELGIHPGDAKYGALADKEGVIFPCMEQVHMPYIREKRMPSVTLRPPSSGKLSYGVSIRELEAPMKLIELLSGTVTEYLPSIVSITTPNDWSFCVRFTNDCQATFSHYGLEHQVEKLSRALRHARQTHRKISSINLIPEHNIPVIFDDSYEDIPLAEPIAE
- the recA gene encoding recombinase RecA is translated as MSNETPLSPEAEKLAAARKRNLDLALSQIQKDFGENAIMRLGDNAKMEVDVIPTGNLLIDRALGVGGFARGRIVEIYGPESSGKTTLTLTAIAQAQKSGGLAAFIDVEHALDPQYAARLGVNLDDLLVSQPSSGEEALQICEALVRSNAIDVIVVDSVAALVTKQELEGEIGDSTVGAQARLMSAALRKLTSFISKARTVCIFTNQIREKIGVMFGSPETTPGGRALKFYASVRVDIRRTGQIKGSDGVVAGNRTKIKVVKNKVAPPFTECEFDIMYNEGISSVGSLLDLAMEYDIIQKRGSWISYNGSQIAQGRDAAKEALKSNQELYAEIEEQVKAKMDEKTAK
- a CDS encoding N-acetylmuramoyl-L-alanine amidase family protein, which gives rise to MYPTSRTSFAAVLGVVGMFLLTLSTAFGWNPEIINGVQYIPMSEVRTHYKLTRERTEGRQKVYEVPEKVQIRIQARSQDMFMNNMKFVLSYPVADHPSKGLMVSNMDLHKIIDPVLRPTYIANRRSFNTVVIDPGHGGHDSGTRNRINREADINLSVGKKLRDRLKAMGYQVVMTRDTDNFIALQDRVRIANRHNNAIFISIHFNDGGSSARGVETFTLAPAGTSSSMSRNIRHDALQGNAQDSMNIALATAVQGHMLKGPLAIKEGISMVDRGIKRARYSVLCTIKHPAILVEGGFMSNPQEALLIATERYQNFMASSLAAAVHQYRTALGQQVRRTR
- the lipB gene encoding lipoyl(octanoyl) transferase LipB: MNIIRIPGLADYQETLRLQEQLVQAHQEDPDRENDLLLLEHAGVYTIGRTRNHASLHPGSVLPFPVHEINRGGQATYHGPGQLVGYPITDLNRYGRDLHRYVTTLEHTLIETCARFGVQARIREGLVGVWVENRKIASIGVGVKKWIAMHGFALNVTRESLPPFLAITPCGIQGVQMTCLEDEMSSPPPEGNLLKCFGDVFAALWEEKFHRH